In the genome of Rhodamnia argentea isolate NSW1041297 chromosome 3, ASM2092103v1, whole genome shotgun sequence, one region contains:
- the LOC115730416 gene encoding F-box/LRR-repeat protein At3g26922-like isoform X2: protein MVLWSCERSSQVMDESTVNGKPKCQRLHKGKDAGIDKINRLPEAILEHILSFLPTVDAVKTSVLCKKWQYLWTSIPNVEFEEDSSSKRELFMNSVERVLLLRGCSHIRRFYIACNVFDDAYRVNLWVSAAVQQNVEECSLCLSGIKGPFALPHCLFISTSLTNLELYVAGALKLPSKIDLPNLKYLILMKIKFLDERSTEQLLSCPALQELFVEDCNWSHLRAVTIFTPMLKSLTIRDKDRHRVGCQVMICANNLESIYCKSAFVNDYCLRESCSLMEAVIDVAEFPLSRSREAAYRISKLLQGMRSVKSLELSSKTIEVLTSADEIYIHLLVFGNLRSLNLGRLDLKCGAVWGLLHHSPHLEMLEFHQMIGLTSDDVENSSLLNPTPGCFASHLKQIKIDDFITSFEMIRVVKVLLEHAVVLETLTICSTGNPAEPEMEKVFREELLKLPCGSKGCQIILS, encoded by the exons ATGGTGTTATGGAGTTGTGAAAG GTCGTCACAAGTTATGGATGAAAGTACTGTCAATGGCAAACCCAAGTGTCAGAGGTTGCATAAAGGGAAAGATGCTGGTATTGACAAGATAAACAGGCTACCCGAGGCAATACTAGAACACATCCTGTCTTTTCTTCCAACGGTGGATGCCGTCAAAACAAGTGTATTGTGCAAAAAGTGGCAATATCTGTGGACATCTATTCCTAATGTAGAATTTGAGGAAGATTCTAGCTCTAAGAGAGAGCTCTTCATGAATTCTGTGGAAAGAGTACTTCTCCTTCGTGGGTGCTCTCACATAAGACGGTTCTACATTGCTTGCAATGTGTTTGATGATGCATACCGTGTCAATTTATGGGTATCCGCGGCGGTTCAGCAAAATGTTGAGGAGTGCTCTCTTTGCCTTTCAGGCATCAAAGGACCATTTGCCTTGCCGCACTGCTTATTCATTTCCACATCATTGACCAACCTGGAATTATACGTGGCAGGGGCCTTAAAGCTACCTTCTAAAATAGACCTTCCTAATCTCAAATACTTGATTCTTATGAAGATCAAATTTTTAGACGAGCGCTCGACCGAGCAGCTATTGTCTTGCCCAGCTCTTCAGGAGTTATTTGTAGAGGACTGTAATTGGTCTCATCTCCGGGCAGTGACTATTTTTACTCCCATGCTAAAGAGCTTGACAATACGGGATAAGGATCGTCACCGGGTTGGATGCCAAGTTATGATATGTGCAAATAATCTAGAAAGTATCTATTGCAAAAGTGCTTTTGTGAATGACTACTGCTTGAGAGAATCATGCTCATTGATGGAGGCGGTCATTGATGTTGCGGAGTTTCCTTTGAGTAGATCAAGAGAAGCTGCTTACCGCATAAGCAAGCTTCTTCAAGGGATGCGGTCCGTGAAAAGTTTGGAATTGTCATCCAAGACTATTGAG GTGCTAACTAGCGCAGACGAGATCTATATCCATCTGCTTGTCTTTGGTAATTTGAGAAGCTTGAACTTGGGGCGTCTAGACTTGAAATGCGGAGCGGTTTGGGGCCTACTGCATCATTCGCCACATCTTGAAATGCTTGAATTCC ACCAGATGATCGGACTAACTTCAGACGACGTAGAGAACAGCAGCCTGTTGAATCCCACACCCGGATGTTTCGCATCTCACCTTAAGCAGATCAAGATTGATGATTTCATCACCAGTTTCGAAATGATTCGTGTGGTGAAAGTATTGCTCGAGCATGCTGTGGTTCTGGAAACACTCACCATCTGTTCTACCGGGAATCCTGCGGAGCCGGAGATGGAGAAGGTGTTCCGCGAAGAACTACTAAAGCTTCCCTGTGGATCGAAGGGCTGCCAGATTATCCTCTCTTGA
- the LOC115730416 gene encoding F-box/LRR-repeat protein At3g26922-like isoform X1 — protein MVLWSCERSSQVMDESTVNGKPKCQRLHKGKDAGIDKINRLPEAILEHILSFLPTVDAVKTSVLCKKWQYLWTSIPNVEFEEDSSSKRELFMNSVERVLLLRGCSHIRRFYIACNVFDDAYRVNLWVSAAVQQNVEECSLCLSGIKGPFALPHCLFISTSLTNLELYVAGALKLPSKIDLPNLKYLILMKIKFLDERSTEQLLSCPALQELFVEDCNWSHLRAVTIFTPMLKSLTIRDKDRHRVGCQVMICANNLESIYCKSAFVNDYCLRESCSLMEAVIDVAEFPLSRSREAAYRISKLLQGMRSVKSLELSSKTIEVLTSADEIYIHLLVFGNLRSLNLGRLDLKCGAVWGLLHHSPHLEMLEFREMIGLTSDDVENSSLLNPTPGCFASHLKQIKIDDFITSFEMIRVVKVLLEHAVVLETLTICSTGNPAEPEMEKVFREELLKLPCGSKGCQIILS, from the exons ATGGTGTTATGGAGTTGTGAAAG GTCGTCACAAGTTATGGATGAAAGTACTGTCAATGGCAAACCCAAGTGTCAGAGGTTGCATAAAGGGAAAGATGCTGGTATTGACAAGATAAACAGGCTACCCGAGGCAATACTAGAACACATCCTGTCTTTTCTTCCAACGGTGGATGCCGTCAAAACAAGTGTATTGTGCAAAAAGTGGCAATATCTGTGGACATCTATTCCTAATGTAGAATTTGAGGAAGATTCTAGCTCTAAGAGAGAGCTCTTCATGAATTCTGTGGAAAGAGTACTTCTCCTTCGTGGGTGCTCTCACATAAGACGGTTCTACATTGCTTGCAATGTGTTTGATGATGCATACCGTGTCAATTTATGGGTATCCGCGGCGGTTCAGCAAAATGTTGAGGAGTGCTCTCTTTGCCTTTCAGGCATCAAAGGACCATTTGCCTTGCCGCACTGCTTATTCATTTCCACATCATTGACCAACCTGGAATTATACGTGGCAGGGGCCTTAAAGCTACCTTCTAAAATAGACCTTCCTAATCTCAAATACTTGATTCTTATGAAGATCAAATTTTTAGACGAGCGCTCGACCGAGCAGCTATTGTCTTGCCCAGCTCTTCAGGAGTTATTTGTAGAGGACTGTAATTGGTCTCATCTCCGGGCAGTGACTATTTTTACTCCCATGCTAAAGAGCTTGACAATACGGGATAAGGATCGTCACCGGGTTGGATGCCAAGTTATGATATGTGCAAATAATCTAGAAAGTATCTATTGCAAAAGTGCTTTTGTGAATGACTACTGCTTGAGAGAATCATGCTCATTGATGGAGGCGGTCATTGATGTTGCGGAGTTTCCTTTGAGTAGATCAAGAGAAGCTGCTTACCGCATAAGCAAGCTTCTTCAAGGGATGCGGTCCGTGAAAAGTTTGGAATTGTCATCCAAGACTATTGAG GTGCTAACTAGCGCAGACGAGATCTATATCCATCTGCTTGTCTTTGGTAATTTGAGAAGCTTGAACTTGGGGCGTCTAGACTTGAAATGCGGAGCGGTTTGGGGCCTACTGCATCATTCGCCACATCTTGAAATGCTTGAATTCCGTGAG ATGATCGGACTAACTTCAGACGACGTAGAGAACAGCAGCCTGTTGAATCCCACACCCGGATGTTTCGCATCTCACCTTAAGCAGATCAAGATTGATGATTTCATCACCAGTTTCGAAATGATTCGTGTGGTGAAAGTATTGCTCGAGCATGCTGTGGTTCTGGAAACACTCACCATCTGTTCTACCGGGAATCCTGCGGAGCCGGAGATGGAGAAGGTGTTCCGCGAAGAACTACTAAAGCTTCCCTGTGGATCGAAGGGCTGCCAGATTATCCTCTCTTGA
- the LOC115730416 gene encoding F-box protein At3g59000-like isoform X3 produces MVLWSCERSSQVMDESTVNGKPKCQRLHKGKDAGIDKINRLPEAILEHILSFLPTVDAVKTSVLCKKWQYLWTSIPNVEFEEDSSSKRELFMNSVERVLLLRGCSHIRRFYIACNVFDDAYRVNLWVSAAVQQNVEECSLCLSGIKGPFALPHCLFISTSLTNLELYVAGALKLPSKIDLPNLKYLILMKIKFLDERSTEQLLSCPALQELFVEDCNWSHLRAVTIFTPMLKSLTIRDKDRHRVGCQVMICANNLESIYCKSAFVNDYCLRESCSLMEAVIDVAEFPLSRSREAAYRISKLLQGMRSVKSLELSSKTIEVLTSADEIYIHLLVFGNLRSLNLGRLDLKCGAVWGLLHHSPHLEMLEFREKVTSITR; encoded by the exons ATGGTGTTATGGAGTTGTGAAAG GTCGTCACAAGTTATGGATGAAAGTACTGTCAATGGCAAACCCAAGTGTCAGAGGTTGCATAAAGGGAAAGATGCTGGTATTGACAAGATAAACAGGCTACCCGAGGCAATACTAGAACACATCCTGTCTTTTCTTCCAACGGTGGATGCCGTCAAAACAAGTGTATTGTGCAAAAAGTGGCAATATCTGTGGACATCTATTCCTAATGTAGAATTTGAGGAAGATTCTAGCTCTAAGAGAGAGCTCTTCATGAATTCTGTGGAAAGAGTACTTCTCCTTCGTGGGTGCTCTCACATAAGACGGTTCTACATTGCTTGCAATGTGTTTGATGATGCATACCGTGTCAATTTATGGGTATCCGCGGCGGTTCAGCAAAATGTTGAGGAGTGCTCTCTTTGCCTTTCAGGCATCAAAGGACCATTTGCCTTGCCGCACTGCTTATTCATTTCCACATCATTGACCAACCTGGAATTATACGTGGCAGGGGCCTTAAAGCTACCTTCTAAAATAGACCTTCCTAATCTCAAATACTTGATTCTTATGAAGATCAAATTTTTAGACGAGCGCTCGACCGAGCAGCTATTGTCTTGCCCAGCTCTTCAGGAGTTATTTGTAGAGGACTGTAATTGGTCTCATCTCCGGGCAGTGACTATTTTTACTCCCATGCTAAAGAGCTTGACAATACGGGATAAGGATCGTCACCGGGTTGGATGCCAAGTTATGATATGTGCAAATAATCTAGAAAGTATCTATTGCAAAAGTGCTTTTGTGAATGACTACTGCTTGAGAGAATCATGCTCATTGATGGAGGCGGTCATTGATGTTGCGGAGTTTCCTTTGAGTAGATCAAGAGAAGCTGCTTACCGCATAAGCAAGCTTCTTCAAGGGATGCGGTCCGTGAAAAGTTTGGAATTGTCATCCAAGACTATTGAG GTGCTAACTAGCGCAGACGAGATCTATATCCATCTGCTTGTCTTTGGTAATTTGAGAAGCTTGAACTTGGGGCGTCTAGACTTGAAATGCGGAGCGGTTTGGGGCCTACTGCATCATTCGCCACATCTTGAAATGCTTGAATTCCGTGAG AAAGTCACTTCGATTACCAGATGA
- the LOC115730415 gene encoding F-box/FBD/LRR-repeat protein At5g53840-like codes for MDESAVAKKSKYRKLNEEQGRDAAAYNIDDLPEAILEHILSFVPMKDAVRTCVLSKKWRYLWTSRPNLALMEWRFSGREHFTNFVERVLVLRGSARMKRFNLDCDVLGDASCVSLWVSTAVKRNVEECFVDLLDIQGNFILPYCLFTCATLTHLVLSIPGALKLPSRIRLPNLKVLHLVNITFVDECSTEQLLSSPVLEELSIEECTWDNLGTLTICAPMLKFLTIRDEDFDCSLIDPYSCRVSICGNNLESLHCISPFLNDYQVLRSADELYLHLPIFPNLKSLEVGRLDLKCRVLVKLLHNSPHLEALQCEEGIELPPNDEEDGAVLDLAPPCSGSHLRQIELFDLFPCEEKVRTLELFLKHATVLEKLMICSCWLPVERRIKEMFQEKLLETRCGLKRLEIAFS; via the exons ATGGATGAATCTGCAGTCGCTAAGAAATCTAAGTATCGGAAGCTGAATGAAGAGCAAGGCAGGGATGCGGCTGCTTACAACATTGATGATCTTCCGGAGGCAATCCTTGAACACATCCTATCGTTTGTTCCGATGAAGGATGCTGTTAGAACTTGTGTACTGTCGAAAAAGTGGCGATATCTTTGGACCTCTCGTCCTAATCTTGCACTTATGGAGTGGCGCTTCTCAGGGAGGGAGCATTTTACCAATTTCGTGGAAAGAGTACTTGTTCTCCGAGGCTCCGCTCGCATGAAACGGTTCAACCTCGATTGTGATGTTTTGGGCGACGCATCCTGTGTTAGTTTATGGGTATCCACTGCTGTAAAGCGGAATGTTGAAGAGTGCTTTGTCGACCTTTTGGATATCCAAGGAAATTTCATCTTGCCTTATTGCTTGTTCACTTGCGCAACACTGACTCACTTGGTATTATCCATCCCCGGGGCATTGAAACTACCTTCTCGAATTCGCCTTCCAAATCTTAAAGTCTTGCATCTCGTGAACATCACATTTGTAGACGAGTGCTCGACCGAGCAGCTGTTGTCAAGCCCGGTGCTTGAGGAGTTGAGCATAGAGGAATGTACTTGGGATAATCTCGGGACACTGACTATTTGCGCTCCCATGCTGAAGTTCTTGACCATACGCGACGAGGATTTCGATTGTTCATTGATTGACCCATATAGCTGTCGAGTTTCAATATGTGGAAATAATCTCGAAAGTTTGCATTGCATAAGTCCATTCCTGAATGATTATCAG GTTCTAAGGAGTGCAGACGAGCTATACTTGCATCTGCCTATCTTTCCTAATCTGAAGTCATTGGAAGTCGGGCGTTTAGACTTGAAGTGTCGAGTGCTTGTTAAGTTGCTGCATAATTCCCCGCATCTTGAAGCGCTTCAATGCGAAGAG GGTATCGAACTACCTCcgaatgatgaagaagatggtgcGGTACTGGATCTGGCACCCCCCTGTTCCGGCTCACACCTTAGGCAGATTGAATTATTTGATTTGTTCCCGTGCGAGGAGAAGGTTCGCACGCTGGAATTGTTTCTAAAGCATGCGACAGTcctggaaaaattaatgatatGCAGCTGCTGGCTCCCTGTGGAGCGGAGAATCAAGGAGATGTTCCAGGAAAAATTACTAGAGACCCGCTGTGGATTGAAACGTCTCGAAATCGCGTTTTCCTGA